The stretch of DNA GCCCGGGGCCGGGGTCTACGCCGAGCGGGGCGGCGGCCTGCTGGTTGACGTTCTAGATGGTGAACCCAATGTCACGCTTCGGGCTGTGCCCCGTGCCGACGCCTACTACTGGCACAAGTGGGTCTTTGAGGCCCGCGCCCGGACCCCGCGAGCGCGCCCGCGGTCGAGAAAGAAGTTTGACTGGCTCAATAGCGCACCATATCTGCCACGGGACCGACGGGGGCCGTTAGCTTTCCTGGACGGTCGCGGGCGTGCTTTCCTGGAGGGTCGCACTACTGAGGGTGCCCGTAACGCCGCGTGCTTTTCAACGGCCTGCACGCTGCTCGGACATGGCATGCCGGAGGGCGCAGTGTACCAGCTTGTGCTCGGCGGCGGCCGCGCCTGCGGCATGTCCATGTCGGAGGTCAAGGTGTCGTTTGCATCGGCCGTGCGAGCGGTCGCGCGCCGGAAGGGGGTGCGCGCATGACTAGAACATCCGACATTGCAAACGCAATGCTGCTCGCATCGGCAGAAAATGACCCCCCGCTGACCCCGGCAATTGCTTGGCAACCCTTCCCTGCTGAGGCACTACCGGAGCCGATGCAGACCTTCGTGCACGCGGTCGCTGACGCAACCGGTACGGACCCTGCGTTTTCTGCCTTGGCCGCGCTGACGACGGCCGCGGGATGCATTGGCAATCGGGCGGCCGGACTTGTTCATTCTAGTTGGGTTGAACCCGCGATTGTGTGGGCGGCGCTGGTGGGCCGGTCCGGAACCACAAAAAGCCCCGTTCTGAAAATCTGCACCCGTCCCCTGGTGGAAATCTTCAAGGCAAACCGAAAGACGTATGCCGACGAAATCGAGCGGCATGAGGTAGAAACTGAGCGGTACGCCGTACAGCTCGCCACCTGGAAATCAAAACAGAAGAACGAGACGACCGACCCGCCGGTCCGGCCCCCGGAACCGCGCGAAAAAAGGGTGCTGGTGTCCGACGTCACGATTGAAAAGTTGGCGGCGCTGCTCAACGACAACCCCCTTGGCCTGCTCGTTGTTCGTGACGAGCTCGCCGGGTGGGTGAAATCGTTCGATCAATACCGTGGCGGCAAGGGGGCCGATGCTGAGGGCTGGCTGTCCTTCTACGATGCGGCGCCACACTCGGTTGACCGCAAGGGAGGAGGCAGTACCTTCGTGGAGCGCGGCGCCGTCTCCATCTGCGGCACCATCCAGCCCGGCACCTTGCGCCGGGTGTTTGGCGCTGCTGAACGTGAAGCGGGGCTGCTCGCGCGCGTGCTGCTCTGCTGGCCCCCTGAGAAGCCGTCTTTGTATCGTGATGCGGGCGTACCCGATGCCGTCATGGCCGCGTGGAAGACGCTGTTACAGACCCTGCTCAATTTGCCTCCGGGCGTTGATGAAGACGGCGACCCCCGGCCGCGCTGCCTGCCCATCGACGAGTGGGCGAAAATGGCCTGGGTGTCGTGGCACGATGCCCACGAACGCATGATTGCCGATGAATCCGATGACGACATTCGTGCACACATGGCCAAGTTGCAGGGGATGTCCGTTCGGCTCGCCCTCATCTTTGAGTGCATCACCGTAGCAGCCGGTGGGCAGGCCGCACGGAGCATCGGCCGTGACTCCATCGACCGTGCAATCAAAATTGTGGACTGGTTCGCCCGCGAAACGCGCAGGGTCTATGGGCTGCTCAACGAGGGTGACGAGGAGCGGGAACAGCGTCACCTTGCAAGCTGGATCGAGGCCCGCGGCGGGTCGGTCACAGCCCGTGATTTAGCGCGTGGACTAAGGCGGTTCGGCGGCGATGCTGAGGCGGCAAGGGAGGCCCTGGAACAGTTGGAAGCGGCCGGATTTGGGCGGTTCAAGTACGCGCCGATCGGACCCGCCGGAGGGCGTCCAGCCGAGCGGTTTCAGCTTGAAGCGGCTCAGGGCGCCGACGAAACCTAGGTCGGCGCTATCGTGGCGCGGGGTTTCGGTTACGTCGGCGCGCAGTATGTGATGAAAATCGGATTTCCGAGCAGGGAGCGGGAAGGGCCGGAATATCATTGCGGACTAGCAAGGGGGGCGATAGGATGGTGCCATGGTCTACGAGGACCTTAAAGAGCTTATCAAAACTTGCGGAATCGCAAGGTATCGTATTGCGCAAGATACAGGCGTACCTGAAAGCTGCCTGTCTCGTTTCGTAAACGGGATTTCCGCACTCAAGATTGAGCATGCGGAGCGGGTCGCGAACTACCTGGGCTACAAGATCATGTTGCGACGGAAGCGCGGGCGGCGGAGAGGAGGTCCGTAGCTATGGCGAGCATCAGTAACCATGGTGGCCTGAAAGCGGTGCAATTCATCGGCCCGGTAGACGGGAAGCGCCGAACGATCAGGTTGGGGCGTGTGCATCGCCGGGAAGCCCTCAGCGTCAAGTTGCACGTTGAACGGCTGCTCGCATCAAAGCGGACCGGACATACACCCGAGCAAGGTACCGCGGAATGGCTGCTCGCCCTGGATGACCCCTTCTATGCTCGCCTGGTGGCGGTAGGGCTGGTCCCAGATAGGGAATCTGCCCTGCTCGCATCGTTCATCGACTCCTACATCGGGAGCCGCACGGACACGAAGAACTCAACCTGCACGACGTACAAGCGGGCGCGGGCAAAGCTGGTGACATTCTTCGGCGAGGATCGAAAGCTGGGGACGATCCATCCCGGAGAGTGTGACGACTTTGCCCGGTGGCTCCGGAAGCCGGATGGTGGGGGGCTGGCTGAGGCAACAGCCCGAAAGACCGTGCAGATTGGGAAGCAACTTTTCCGGGCTGCCCTACGGAAACGACTCGTGAGCGTGAATCCATTTGCGGACCTTTCCGGGGGCGTGATTGCGAACAGGACTAAGGACCGCTTCGTAACGCCCGCAGAGACAGTCAAGCTGCTGGAGGCAT from Phycisphaerales bacterium encodes:
- a CDS encoding DUF3987 domain-containing protein → MTRTSDIANAMLLASAENDPPLTPAIAWQPFPAEALPEPMQTFVHAVADATGTDPAFSALAALTTAAGCIGNRAAGLVHSSWVEPAIVWAALVGRSGTTKSPVLKICTRPLVEIFKANRKTYADEIERHEVETERYAVQLATWKSKQKNETTDPPVRPPEPREKRVLVSDVTIEKLAALLNDNPLGLLVVRDELAGWVKSFDQYRGGKGADAEGWLSFYDAAPHSVDRKGGGSTFVERGAVSICGTIQPGTLRRVFGAAEREAGLLARVLLCWPPEKPSLYRDAGVPDAVMAAWKTLLQTLLNLPPGVDEDGDPRPRCLPIDEWAKMAWVSWHDAHERMIADESDDDIRAHMAKLQGMSVRLALIFECITVAAGGQAARSIGRDSIDRAIKIVDWFARETRRVYGLLNEGDEEREQRHLASWIEARGGSVTARDLARGLRRFGGDAEAAREALEQLEAAGFGRFKYAPIGPAGGRPAERFQLEAAQGADET
- a CDS encoding helix-turn-helix transcriptional regulator; protein product: MVYEDLKELIKTCGIARYRIAQDTGVPESCLSRFVNGISALKIEHAERVANYLGYKIMLRRKRGRRRGGP